The proteins below are encoded in one region of Lactuca sativa cultivar Salinas chromosome 3, Lsat_Salinas_v11, whole genome shotgun sequence:
- the LOC111917223 gene encoding ATP-dependent DNA helicase 2 subunit KU70, whose amino-acid sequence MDVDPDDVFRDEEDDPENDLYQERQSSKELVVFLVDASPKMFSITCPGEDEENTSHFHVAVSSVAQSIKVQIINRPYDEIAICFFNTKEKKNLQDLNGVYVFNVPEREQLDNLTARFIKEFDRVEESFSKVIGSEFGIVPGSRDNSLYNALWVAQALLRKGSAKTADKRILLLTNEDDPFGNIKGVTKLDMARTTLQRAKDAQDLGISIELLPLSSPNEEFNVSTFYADLIGLEGDELVQFMPLAGERFEDLNKQLRKRMFKKRRVRRIIFTVAGGLSIELNTYALIRPTVPGTITWLDSVTNLPLKAERSFICADTGSIIQEPPKRFQTYKNEDIKFTIEELSEIKKVSTGSLRLLGFKPLSCLKDYHNLKPSTFVFPSDEEVIGSTCIFIALHRSMIRLKRFAVAFFGSSSRPQLVALVAQEEVTYGGGQIEPPGMHMIYLPYSDDIRPIEELHSDTSGMMPLANDEQIEKATALVKRVDLRDFSVCQFSNPALQSHYAVVQALALDEDEMPEIHDETLPDEEGMSRPGIAKAMEEFKICVYGENYDEEEEKAGNAKGAKKRKTEEAAVSKAAYYDWSKLADDGKLKDLTVQELKSYLTANKLTVAGKKEVLITRILTHLGK is encoded by the exons ATGGATGTGGATCCTGATGACGTTTTCCGAGATGAAGAAGACGACCCCGAAAATGATCTCTATCAG GAAAGACAATCGAGCAAGGAACTGGTGGTGTTCTTGGTGGATGCTTCTCCAAAAATGTTCAGCATCACTTGTCCTGGG GAAGATGAAGAGAACACATCTCATTTTCATGTTGCTGTGAGTTCTGTTGCACAGTCTATCAAGGTTCAGATCATCAATAGGCCATATGATGAAATTGCAATATGCTTCTTCAATACT aaagaaaagaaaaacctgCAAGATCTTAATGGTGTTTATGTATTTAATGTTCCTGAAAGAGAACAATTGGACAACCTCACAGCACggtttataaaagagtttgatCGTGTAGAAG AATCCTTCAGTAAAGTTATTGGTAGTGAATTTGGTATTGTTCCTGGATCTAGAGATAATTCTTTGTACAATGCACTCTGGGTTGCACAAGCATTGCTGCGTAAAGG ATCTGCCAAAACAGCTGATAAGCGCATCTTATTGCTTACAAATGAAGATGACCCTTTTGGAAATATCAAGGGAGTTACAAAACTAGACATGGCTAGAACAACATTGCAAAGAGCTAAG GATGCACAAGACCTTGGCATCTCAATTGAACTTCTTCCATTAAGTAGTCCAAATGAAGAATTCAACGTCTCAACTTTTTATGCT GATTTGATTGGATTGGAGGGCGATGAACTAGTTCAGTTCATGCCATTGGCTGGAGAAAG ATTTGAAGACTTGAATAAACAATTAAGAAAACGTATGTTTAAGAAGCGAAGGGTTCGAAGGATCATATTTACAGTTGCAGGTGGCTTATCCATTGAACTGAATACATATGCCCTGATTCGTCCCACTGTTCCAG GGACTATTACATGGCTTGATTCTGTCACTAATCTTCCATTAAAGGCTGAAAGGTCATTCATCTGTGCTGACACTGGATCAATAATTCAAGAGCCTCCAAAACGTTTTCAAACCTACAAAAATGAGGACATCAAGTTTACAATAGAAGAGCTTTCAGAAATCAAGAAAGTTTCAACAGGAAGCTTAAGGCTTTTAGGTTTTAAGCCATTAAGTTGCTTGAAGGATTATCACAACTTGAAGCCATCAACATTTGTCTTTCCTAGTGATGAG GAAGTGATAGGAAGCACTTGCATTTTCATTGCTCTTCACAGATCCATGATACGTCTCAAACG TTTTGCAGTTGCATTTTTTGGAAGCTCATCACGTCCTCAATTAGTTGCTCTGGTTGCACAG GAAGAAGTTACTTATGGTGGTGGTCAGATTGAGCCACCAGGAATGCACATGATATACCTTCCATATTCTGATGACATAAGACCTATTGAAGAG CTTCATTCAGACACTTCTGGCATGATGCCATTGGCCAATGATGAACAAATAGAAAAGGCAACTGCTTTGGTGAAACGTGTGGATTTAAGAGACTTCTCTGTTTGTCAATTTTCCAATCCTG CACTACAGAGCCACTATGCAGTAGTACAGGCTCTGGCCCTTGATGAAGATGAGATGCCTGAAATTCATGATGAAACTCTTCCAGATGAAGAAGGCATGTCTAG GCCAGGGATTGCTAAAGCCATGGAAGAATTCAAGATATGTGTGTATGGAGAGAattatgatgaagaagaggaaaagGCAGGTAATGCTAAGGGAGCAAAGAAAAGGAAAACTGAAGAGGCAGCAGTTAGCAAGGCTGCATATTATGACTGGTCTAAACTTGCAGATGATGGAAAG TTGAAGGATTTGACTGTACAGGAGCTGAAGAGCTACCTAACAGCTAACAAGCTGACTGTTGCTGGAAAAAAAGAAGTTTTGATTACTAGGATCTTGACACACTTGGGTAAATGA